The stretch of DNA GAATAAGTTGAGAAGCACTAAAAACTAAATTATTAGTATCAAGAGGAATACCAATCACACCATCGTATTCATCAGCTACTGTAGCAGTTTCTCTCTTTTGTTCTACTTGCCAAGCTTTAATTATTTGTTTAATAGTGAAATCTTTTAATTTTTTCGGTTGATGTAAATAAACTTGACGTGCCTTTTCCAAACTAGCAACAGGTAAATTAGGTAGAGAAGTTGGTTTTAATCCCAAACGAGTCAAATAAGGACTTGGTAATATAGATTCTTGTTTAATTAATTGAGGATAAGAAAAAATAATTTTTGTTTGGGGTACTGCTAATAAACTATAAAAAGCAAGTGCTTCTCGATTAGTTATTGTCACAGCAGTTTCGATCCGAAATCCCTGTTTAACTAATTGCTTGCGTTCAAAAAAATCTAAAATCGAATCATTCGTAATAGTAGTCGGAAAAATTCCTTCTCCTGTACCTAACACAAAAACATAATTATATTTAGCTCCCAATAAAGATAAAGGTGTGTGTAATTCAATCCCACCTCTGCCTGGTTGAGCAGGTACAGTTAATAAAGCAAGAGTATCTCGAATATTTTGAAAAAAATCCGCTTGAGTGAGTATTTCCGCTTCTGGTTGAGCAAGTTGAATTAAAGCCTCTTGAATCTTGTAAAAAGCAACTATTTCCCTAGCCCAACGTTTTCCTTGCTGTCGTACTTGAAATTGTTCGAGGATATTTTGTACAAGTTGTACCCATTCATCTCGACGGTTTCGTTTTGGTAACCGCAACAAAGATAAATCTACTTCTAACTCTTGCCAAGCTGAAAAATTTTGAGGATGTTTTAATTTTGCTTGTTGCCAAATACGATTAGGAAGTTTTCTGGCTAAAGGATGAGAAAGCAATTTAGCTGTCGCTTCAAAGGGAAAATTAGTGTCAATTACTTCTAATAATAGTTTTAACCATGCACCCATGCGGGTATGTTCTAAACCAATAGCATATAAAGCCCGTAGCGGTAAATTGTATTCCCAAGCAATATCTAATAAAGTTGTGCCATATAACTGCTCATCTCTAGCAACTAAAACAATTTCTTTTGCGCTAACTCCTTGATTGAGTAAACTTTTGACTTGAGTTAAAAATCCTCTTACTTCTTCTTCCAAGTTGGGATAAATCTGTAAACTAACGTCTTGAGGTAAAGGTTGTGGATGAAGAAAACACTGTTGTAATTGTTTACCGATTGAATCGTTGTTGATTTGATAGTTGTTGGCTTCAGTGGTTTGGGTGGGTTTTTTGGACGAAATTTGGTTATTTACTCGATTTTTGAAGGTTAAGCTTTTATTTTCTAGTTCTTTGAGCGCAAAATTTATCCCTTTACAATCCCATCCTCTAGCAGTTAAAAACTCAATCCCCTCGCGATTTGAGCTAAAAAGCTCTTCCTCGCCTGTAGGCAAAACCAAAATACTGTCATCTCCTGCCACTGCATCAATTAAAGCTAACTCATCATGAGAAGGATAAAAATAACCGTAAAATAGATAAGATTTTTGATAATTATTAGTTCTAGCAGCTTGCCAAAATAATTCAGCGCAATCAATACATTTTTTTGCTCTTAATTTTTGTTGATAAACTGCGGTGATTGTAGCTAACTGTCTTACTCTAACAGAAGCAGATTGAGCCAAGCTAGTTAAATCTAATTCTTGACTCAATAATTCTTTGATTGCAGGAAAAAATCTTTTAACTGTTCCCTCAAGATCTTTCGGACGAAGAACTTCTTGCAGCGTTTGTCTTAATAACCGATAAGATAATAGAGAAGAAGCAAGCCTGATTCCCTGTTGACGGACAATTGTTTCAGCTAGATTTTCCAAACTAAGATGAGCTACGCCCAAAGTTTTCGCAGTTGTCCGACTTGGGGTAATCACTTGCAGATGAGTAGGAATTGAAAAATTAGCAGGTAAGTTGAATAAGAGGGATTTTTGATTATTCATCCCTCCATTATGCTACTTTTGATTTGCTCTGGTATCTTGTACCGCAGCCCAAAATAAGATTCCTGTTAGAGGAATACTTCCAGCTAGGATTAACCCAGTAGTTAAACCGCCTAAGTCGGGTTCACCAGAAGACAATTCAAATACTGAGCCTACACCTGCGATCGCACTAATACAGCATAAAGCTAAGAAAATACCGCTTTTTACGGTAATTGGTGTCACTTTAGTTTTACTCCTAATTTTTTATTTATCTTTATTATTATTTAACTGGTTTAACGGCACTTACAGCAAAACCTTTCTTTTTCAATTCTTCGGTTAAAGCAATTTCATTTTCTACCCGATCAACAAACATCACTCCATTGAGGTGATCCATTTCGTGTTGAATGGCACGGGCGAGTAAACCAGAAGCTTGTAGTTTACGAGGTTTACCTTGTTCATCTTTAAAAGATACTTCTACCGCTTCCGGTCTAGTTACTTCTAAATATACACCAGGAATACTCAGACAACCTTCTTCAGTAATACACTCTTGACTACTAAAACGAGTAATTTTGGGATTAATCAAAACTAAAGGTGGATGATCAGGATTATCAAGTTCGCAGTCAATCACAATTAACTGCTTATTAACACCTACTTGGGGTGCTGCCAAACCAATGCCATCGGCACTATACATAGTTTGCAGCATTTCTTTAATCAATTGACGGATGCTGTCGTCTACTTTTGCAATCCGTTTAGCTGGCTGACGCAAAACGCGATCGCCTAAATAGTGAATTTCTAAAGGTGGTTGCTTTAACTTTTTCTTTTCTACTGTGACTAAGGTAGTCATGAATCTCTTGATAATAAATATTTTTACCTAACTTAATTTTATCGTTACTTCACCGATGATTAGGAAGTCAACAAATAATTCATCTATCATAGCGAAAATACTAAAATTATTTAAAAAAAATAATTTGATTGATAATTATTTACAACCATAAAAATTTATAATTTTCCCGATCAAGTGAGGCGAATAATTGAGTATTGTTCGAGATTTAAGAGATGAGTTATCGATTAAATTGAAAATAGCTATTTCAGATGCGATCGCTTCTCCATAACTTTCACCCAGATAAAATCCTCTAATACTTTCAAGTATTGGTTTTGAGAGCTACAAAATTAGTAATTAAAGATATTCTCCATGAATTTCCTCTAAGATAGAATTTTTAGCTTATTATATTCCATATCATAAGAAATAATTTCCAAATTTTCTGTCATTCTACTGTTATTTTATTACGGAAAATGTGTGTAAACGTTGTTTAATTCTACTTGACTTTAGGCTAAGTAGTTTTTGCATAAACAAGTATTTTTTTTGATAGCTAGGAATCAATAGCCACTGTTGATAATATTCAGTAACAATATTTTTAAAGAAAAATATCCATTGACTAAGAACCTTTTCAGTAGTAACTTCTTGTTTACGTTTTTGATAATTATTAAGCATTTGACAGTAAAAATCACTATCCGTCTTTAAGCGTCTAACTGCTGCAATTGCCTCATCAATAGAATTGATCGAAAGAAAATCTAGCTCACTTTTTCTAACTGCTACAAATGATGATTCTGGAGTTAAAATTCCTGGTACTCCCGCGTGCCAACAATTTAGTAATTTAATAAATCCTTTATTAATATATTGATTATTCCTAAAACTTCTCGCTGCAACAATAACATCAAGCTTTGTATAATCGTTCCATTGATTAACTTCAAAAATTGGCAGCCATTTACAACCTAAACTAGATAAAGATTCAATCCAATACTGAGATTTTAGTTCTTGAGCTAATTGACTTCTACTACCTATATAAGCAACGTTTTCTACTGTAAATTTACGTTCTTGATTTCGAGGAATAAGATTAGGTATTGGCCAATGAGCTATATAGTAAGGCTTCCAAACAGAATTGTAATTCAATTGATAATCTTGAGGATTATGAACTACGTGAATATGTGCTGAAGGATGATATTCGCGATCGCTCTTGGCACAAATCAACATAGTATTAGTTAAAAACTGAGCATTGTCACCTAATGTATCTCTATCTGCTATTACTATTCCTTGTCGGTCAATAGTATTAGTAATTTCACAAGAAACTCCTGCGTTTTTTAAGTGAAAATAAGTTTGTGCTATCCAAGCTGTAAAATTACTGTGTTCTCCTTCCCAAGAATCCTTATAATTACTTTGTAATAATTTTTTTTTATTTTCAGTAGGAGCGTAAAAATAGATTTTTTCCATGATTATAATAGCTTTTCAAACATTAGAGTAAATCTAATCCTTGCCAGCCAGCTTATTAATTGTTGGAATACAAAATCGTTCGTTATCCTAACACCAGAATCTAATTTTCTTAGAGCTTTGTTTCTAAAATGTTACGTTCCACATACTAAAACTAATCTAAAAACAAAAAACTTAATTTCTATTTATTTAAAGATTGTTGTCTTTGCCTTTGTTTCTCTAGCTGACGAGCTTTTTTTTCTGGAGTTAATTTGTCGTAGCAATGAGGACAAGAAACAATAGGTTCATAATAAGGAGAAGTTTTATCTAATTCTGAAATAGGATGTCCACAAGCATAACAAAGATCGTAACTTCCTGCTTCTAATCCTTGTTTAACTGTAACTCGTTCGTCAAAAACAAAACATTCTCCTTCCCATAAACTTTCTTCAGCAGGAATTTCTTCTAAATATTTCAGTATGCCACCTTTGAGGTGAAAGACTTCTTGAAATCCTTGGGAAAGCAAATAAGATGAAGCTTTTTCACAACGAATTCCCCCTGTACAAAACATAGCTACTTTTTGATGTTTTTGAGGATCAAGATTTTTAGCTACATATTCGGGAAATTCTCGAAAAGATTGCGTTTGAGGATTATTAGCTCGCTTAAAAGAGCCTATTTCTACTTCATAATCGTTTCTAGTATCAATTACGACTACTTCAGTATCTGAAATAATTGTATTCCATTCTTGAGGAGTAACATATGTTCCTACTTTTTGACTAGGAGCTACTTCAGATATACCAAAAGTGACAATTTCTGATTTGATTTTTATTTTCAGTCGTTCAAAAGGAAATACTTCACTATAAGATTCTTTGTGTTCTAAGTCGGCAAAATTAGGCTCGCTACGAAGATAAGCTAAAACGCAATCAATATTTTCTCTACTACCTGCAATTGTGCCATTAATGCCTTCGGTAGCTAAAAGAATAGTTCCTTTTAGATCATGTTTTTGACAAAATTCTCCTAAAGATTGCCTTCTTTCTGCTAAATTTTCAAGAGAAACAAATTTATAAAATGTAGCAATAACTATAGTCATTTTTGTTGCTAATAATTTTAATTGATAATAAATTATAGGTTAATTGTCACGTCAGAAAGAAATGTCGAGCTTTTAGTATAATTATTAATTATTGATTGTTTGTCGACAGCCTTTACACTGATAAACCCAGATAGATTGAGCGGTTGGTAGTGTTTTTTGTTAATTGAATAGTTAGTTTGATTGAATCACAAATTAAAAAGTAATTACACTACGAATAGACTCACCTTTGTGCATCAAATCAAATGCATCATTAATTTTATCTATTGGCATTACATGAGTTACTAAATCATCAAGATTAATTTTCCCTTCCATATACCAGTCAACAATTGTGGGTACGTCAGTACGTCCTCTAGCACCGCCAAAAGCACTACCTTTCCAGACTCTTCCTGTTACTAACTGAAAAGGACGAGTACTAATTTCTTCTCCTGCACCTGCTACTCCTATAATGACAGAAACACCCCAACCTTTATGACAGCATTCTAAAGCTTGACGCATCACTTTAACATTGCCAATACATTCAAAACTATAATCAGCACCACCATCAGTTAACTCTACTAAATGAGCAACTAAATCTCCTTCTATTTCTTGAGGATTGACAAAATGAGTCATGCCGTATTTTTCTGCTAAGGCACGCTTGGCAGGATTGAGATCTACGCCAATAATTTTACTAGCACCTACCATCTTTGCCCCTTGAATCACATTTAAACCAATGCCACCCAAACCAAATACAACTACATTTGCACCAGGTTCAACTTTAGCCGTATTTACGACTGCCCCAATGCCAGTAGTTACGCCACAACCAATCAAACAAACTTTATCAAAAGGAGCATCTGAACGAATCTTAGCGACTGCAATTTCTGGTAAAACTGTATAGTTAGAAAAAGTAGAAGTTCCCATGTAGTGAAAAAGTTTTTGCCCGTCGAGGCTAAAGCGACTTGTTCCATCGGGCATGACTCCTTGTCCCTGAGTTGCTCGAATTGCCTGACAGAGATTCGTTTTCATACTTAAACAATAAGCACATTGACGACATTCGGGAGTATAAAGAGGAATAACGTGATCTCCTGGGGCAACACTTTTAACACCTTCCCCTACTTCAACTAATACTCCTGCTCCTTCGTGTCCCAAAATCGAGGGAAATATTCCTTCTGGATCTGCCCCTGAAAGGGTATAGGCATCGGTGTGACAAACACCAGTAGCTTTAATTTCAACTAAAACTTCTCCAGCTTTTGGTGGTTCTAACTGAACAGTTTCAATGGCAAGGGGTTTACCAACTTCTAAGGCTACTGCTGCTTTAACATCCATAATGAATATTCAAATATTCCTAGATTATATTACTATATATTTTTATTAATATCGTTTCTGCTTTGGTTGGCTTTAATATCACTAAAAAAATAATTGGGAACTTAGCCCAAATTTGACCAAATTCCCAATTAACAACTTGATAGTTGAATTGTGTGTTAGTTGTAAACTTTACCGCCACCCCACATAGTGCCACGAATTTTGGGTTGAATCAAAATGTGACCAGCTACTGCTTTTAGATCTTCATCGGTGAGATTTCTCATCATGGGATAGAGATCTGAGCGAGTAGTATTGGGATGTAATTCATAAATATTAGTTTCCCCGTCATAGGTAGTGGGATTTTTCAAATATTCTACTATTCCCTCAATATTATCTTTAGGAGGTTCGGCATTAGCTAGAGCGTTAAGTCCTAGTCCCACATTAGGATTAGTTTTGGTTGTTCCCGATTTATGACAGTAGCTACAACTATCAACAAAGATACGTTGTCCTCGTTTCACTTCTTGAAGAGAGAGAGTAACTTCATCTCCTGCTTCATTTAATCTGACGGTACGAATAGCATCGTCTAATTCCACCGCAGTTGCACTACTAATAGATTGAAACACAAAGAAAATAGTAACTACAGCAACTAAAAATAATCGCTTCAACATGTTTCTCCTCAAAAACTTTGTCTTAATTATTGGATTTTGTGAGAGGTTGTCGCCTCTTGAAATATACCAATAGGATTGATTTATACCCCTGTAATTAAAATCTACAGATCTGCTTGATCGATTAAACCAAAGACACAGATAGTTGCTAACTATCTTGATCATTTAGGTTTTTGGGTTTACTCGCTAAAATTTCGGAAATAACAGCCTTAGCATCTTCTAATGCTAGACAAGTATGTTGGTTTTTGTAGGCAATTTTAAACCGATCGCATAAATGAAATACTTTCTCTACAGGGAGATGATATTCTGCTGCTATGTCCGCAATTGATAAGTCTGCAAAACCCATATTAATGATTGTGATCTGTTGAATAATTAGGATTAATTAATCCGTCATCATAAATATCATGCCATTCAACCGACCCAATTGCAGAAAATTGGGAAATTAAATCTTTTTGTTAAATTTAGTTGGAGCGATTAAATTTCTTTGACTGTCTGATTTACAGCAGGAACGCTAACAGCTAATTCTGAGTGAAGATTAACTACCCTACCAATAACTGCGATCGCTGGAGCTTCAAATCCTGTCTTTTTGACTTGTTCAACAATTGTCTCTAGAGTTCCAATCAATTCTTCTTGTTCTGGTCGAGTTCCCCACCGAATTAAAGCAATTGGCGTGTGGAGCGATAGCCCTCCTGCTAATAACTCAACAATGATATTACTTAGGTTGTGAACTCCCATATAAATTACAATGGTTTCTGAGCCAAGTGCGATCGCTTTCCAGTTGACGTGTGGACGATATTTTCCTGTCATTTCATGTCCTGTTACAAAAGTTACCGAAGAACTATACCCTCGATGAGTAACAGGAATTCCTGCATAAGCAGGAGCAGCGATACCTGCCGTAATACCTGGCACTACTTCTACTGGTATTCCAGCTTGAATTAAATCTGCCATCTCTTCGCCACCACGTCCGAACACAAAAGGATCTCCGCCTTTAAGTCTGACCACGACCGCATATTCTTGCGCTTTAGTAATTAGAAGCTGAGTTGTTTCTGCTTGTAGTTTAGAATGACGACCCCGCCGTTTACCTGCATTAATTTTTTCAGCTTTGGGGTTAATCATTGCCAAAATTGCAGGACTTACTAATGCGTCATAAATGACTACTTCAGCATTTTCCAGGAGAGTTTTGCCTTTAATTGTCATTAAACCAGGATCGCCTGGTCCTGCCCCAACAAGATAAACTTTACCTGGATAAGATTGTGATTGTGGCTGATTCATTGTACTGCTCCTTCCAGGATTAAATTAGCTAGTTCTACAGTTGCTCCTAAAGGTTGGTCGAGAATCAAATTTACCCCAGGAAAATCTTGTTGTAATTGCTCTACTTGAGTTGCGATCGCATCGGTTATTTTCCCTGGAAACAAAAAATAGGGTAAGATCACCAGGTTTTGTTTACCCTGCTCAACTAATGTCGCGACACTTTCCGCTAGATTTGGTGAACTAGACCAATAAGCAACCGTTGCTTGTAATCGCTCTGCCAAGATTTGACAAGGTTGATTGCCTTTTTGCAGACGACTACCATGAGCTAGTAAAATTTTGCCATCTCTTGCTTGGGAATTAAATTTGTAACGGTCAACCCCGTCAAATTTGTGACGCAAAAGCTCGAACATTTTGACATAACTACCGAGATAAGAACACAAGTTTAAACTAATCTGTCCATTTAAAATCTGTTGAGCTTGATTAACTTGAGTAGGTAAATCGACAGTGACGTGAATTCCTGGTAGCAAAAACAAAGGCAAAAGCATTACTTGTCGATACCCTAACTGCTGGGAACGTCGAGCAAAATTAACAATACTTTCCGCCAAAGATAAAGGAGAAAATTCTAAACAAGCATAATCAACCAGAGGCAATTTCTGCCTTTCTAAAATAACAATTTTTTGCTTCCGTGTTATTACTGAATTAGTCCCTAAGTATTTTCCTCGATCTAAGATAGCATTAGTAGTTAATTGCTGACGTAATAAATCAGTGAGTTTAGTCAATGCTAAATGCTGCCGATGGTCGCGACTACCATGAGCTATTAATAAATAAGACCGATGCCAGGAAATAGTATTCAAAAGTTATTTAACTTTGAGGAAGAAACGATTATCATATCTCAAAAAGTATATCTCAATAAATTTACAGTTTTGTAGCTAATGATATATCTTGCTTTCTTACCGTAAAAATACGAACATAATAGAAAAAATAGGTCAGAAAAAATACATAAAATAATCTTAGTAAAACAAACTCATAACTATGACAAATAATTATCCAGCCAACAACTCCAATAATTACAATTATCCCTCGGAAGTATCATCAGCCTCAAGGGAAGCAATTGATGTAAATATAAGTGGATATTTAATTAAATTACGTCGACGCTGGAAATTAGCTCTAGCTGTATTTTTGCTGACTGCTGGTGTCACTACTGCGTTAAGTTTATTATTACAAAAAACCTATCAAGCCCAAGGAAAATTACTCTTTAAACAAAATTCTACTGCTTCTTTAACAGGAGTAGGAGAAAATGTCGGAGAATTAAAACCTCTGTTAGTCAATCAGAGTCCTTTAAGTACTCAAATTGAGGTGATTACTTCTACTCCCGTGATCCAACAAACTATCGATAAACTTAAATTACAAGACGATCAAGGTAAACCAATTAAACCAAAAGATTTTGAAAAAAAATTAAATATTGAACTCGTTGGTGGAAGTGATGTTGTTGAAATTACTTATGCTCATCCGAATCCCAAAGTTGCTGCCGATGTGGTCAATACATTAATGAATACATACATCAACGAACAAATTAGAGCTAATCAATCTGAACCAGCTTCTGCGCGTGAATTTATTAATAAACAATTACCACAAATAGAATCTCAGGTTAGTCAAGCTGAATCGGAATTACGCAACTTTAAAGAATCAAACCAAGTTGTTAATTTGACCAGGGAAGCAGAAAGTACTGTGGTACAAATGGCTAACCTTAATAGTGAAATAGCTAACGTAGCAGCCCAATTACAGGGAACAATGGCTCAATCAGAAGCCCTACAAAGTCAACTTAATTTAAATCTTAATCAAGCGATCGCAGCTAATCAATTAGGAGCTTCTCCAGTAGTTGACGGTTTATTAAAAGAAATGGCGACTGTAGAATCAGAATTAGCCAAAGAAAGACAGCGTTTTTTAGATAATCATCCCAGCATCAAGAGTTTAGAAGAAAAGAAAGCTTCTCTAAATCAAGAATTAAAAAATTTAATCAGTCAAAATGTTGGTCAAGGAGTAGAAATTTCAGAAGGTTTATTTAACAATGATGGTCTCAAAGAAAATCAATTAGAAAAATTTATTACTTTAGAAATAGATAAAATTAATCAACAAAGACAATTATCTTCTTTATATCAAACTCAACAAAGCTATCTAGAACGCGCTCAAAAATTACCTAGTTTAGAACAAAAAGAAAAAGATTTAATTCGTAAAGTTAAAGCAGCACAAACTACCTACGAAACCTTACTCACCAGTTTACAAGAAGTACAACTAGCTGAAAATCAACAAAATGGTAACGCTCAGATTATTGAGTTAGCTAAATTACCAGAAAAAGGTAGCTCAGGCAGAATCGCGTTCATGCTTGTGGGTATCTTACTAGGATTATTGTTATCTAACTTGTCGGTTATTTTAGTAGAAATGCAAGACCGCAGCCTGAAAACTGTGGCAGAAATCAAAAATAAATTTGGCTACAATGTCTTAGGTTTAGTGCCAAAACACGAGGCTGAAGATAATCAAGGCATTATTGTCCACAAACAGCCCGATTCTTTTGCCAGCGAAGTTTATCGCATGATTCAGGCAAATTTAAAGTTTATGAGCCTTGAACATCCGCCCCAAGTAATTTTAGTAACTAGTTCTGTACCAGAAGAAGGTAAATCTACGGTTTCGGCAAACTTAGCTACTGCGATCGCACAATTAGGCAAGCGAGTATTATTAATTGATGGAGATTTAAGAAAACCTTCTCAGCATCATCTGTGGAATTTAGATAATTTTGTTGGTTTGAAAGATGTTATTTCCGCTCAAAAACCTCTTAGTTTAGCTGTATCCAGACCCTTAGAGCAATTAGACTTATTGACGGCAGGAGAAGTTCAATCTAATCCTCTTGCTTTATTAGATTCAGAAGCTATGAGTGAATTAATTAATCAATCAAGACACAAATACGATTTAATTCTAATTGATGCCCCACCTTTACCAGTAACTGCTGACGTTCTTACTCTCAGTAAATTAGTCGATGGTATTGTATTTATTAGTCGTCCAGGAGTAGTCGAACACGAAAGTGCAGAACTTGCCCAAGAAACTTTAGCTAACAGCAACAAAAAAGTTTTAGGCATGGTAATTAATGGCATTAACTCCAAAGAATTTGACCGTTATTCTTACTACGCTAAATACGCGAAAGGTTATTTCCCTAGCCAAAGCAAGCAAAATAATGCGGTCAATAATAACCACAGTCAAGCTAGAGTCTAACTAGATTAGATAATTATTGGCATTTAACTAAAAAAGTTGAAGTTGAGTAATGAGAAGAAAAAAAGCAGGAATCTTGCCGAAATTCTTCTCATTATTATTTATTGGTAGTTTCTTTTAAAGTAAGATTTTAATTTAAAACTCTGTTTACAACCGAACTTGTACAGTATACTGAAGACCTCTAAACAGGCTATGATCAGGAGGACACGGGTGGCAAATTCGATTCGCCACCGTGAGTTGTTTGTGTCGAAGCTATGCTAGTCAACTAAGACTAAGTTAGCTCGATTTTGCCTCTTAACTTATAGCGATCGCCTTTATGACTTTACAATTGCGAGTTTACGTTCCCGAACACCCTTTAATTAAGCATTGGTTAGCTGTTGCTCGTGATGCTGGAACTCCCTCTGTGTTGTTTAAAACTGCGATGACTGAATTAGGACGTTGGTTAAGTTATGAGGCAACCCGCACTTGGTTACCAACGATGCCAACAACGCTACAAACTCCTTTAGCTCAAGCAGATGGAACTTTGATCGATCCAGAAGTACCAATTGGAGTTGTACCGATTCTGCGTGCAGGTTTAGCATTACTTGATGGAGTACAACATATTCTACCAATTGCTTCAACTTATCATTTAGGTTTAGTTCG from Stanieria cyanosphaera PCC 7437 encodes:
- the cobA gene encoding uroporphyrinogen-III C-methyltransferase; translation: MNQPQSQSYPGKVYLVGAGPGDPGLMTIKGKTLLENAEVVIYDALVSPAILAMINPKAEKINAGKRRGRHSKLQAETTQLLITKAQEYAVVVRLKGGDPFVFGRGGEEMADLIQAGIPVEVVPGITAGIAAPAYAGIPVTHRGYSSSVTFVTGHEMTGKYRPHVNWKAIALGSETIVIYMGVHNLSNIIVELLAGGLSLHTPIALIRWGTRPEQEELIGTLETIVEQVKKTGFEAPAIAVIGRVVNLHSELAVSVPAVNQTVKEI
- a CDS encoding S-(hydroxymethyl)glutathione dehydrogenase/class III alcohol dehydrogenase, translating into MDVKAAVALEVGKPLAIETVQLEPPKAGEVLVEIKATGVCHTDAYTLSGADPEGIFPSILGHEGAGVLVEVGEGVKSVAPGDHVIPLYTPECRQCAYCLSMKTNLCQAIRATQGQGVMPDGTSRFSLDGQKLFHYMGTSTFSNYTVLPEIAVAKIRSDAPFDKVCLIGCGVTTGIGAVVNTAKVEPGANVVVFGLGGIGLNVIQGAKMVGASKIIGVDLNPAKRALAEKYGMTHFVNPQEIEGDLVAHLVELTDGGADYSFECIGNVKVMRQALECCHKGWGVSVIIGVAGAGEEISTRPFQLVTGRVWKGSAFGGARGRTDVPTIVDWYMEGKINLDDLVTHVMPIDKINDAFDLMHKGESIRSVITF
- a CDS encoding PD-(D/E)XK nuclease family protein — encoded protein: MNNQKSLLFNLPANFSIPTHLQVITPSRTTAKTLGVAHLSLENLAETIVRQQGIRLASSLLSYRLLRQTLQEVLRPKDLEGTVKRFFPAIKELLSQELDLTSLAQSASVRVRQLATITAVYQQKLRAKKCIDCAELFWQAARTNNYQKSYLFYGYFYPSHDELALIDAVAGDDSILVLPTGEEELFSSNREGIEFLTARGWDCKGINFALKELENKSLTFKNRVNNQISSKKPTQTTEANNYQINNDSIGKQLQQCFLHPQPLPQDVSLQIYPNLEEEVRGFLTQVKSLLNQGVSAKEIVLVARDEQLYGTTLLDIAWEYNLPLRALYAIGLEHTRMGAWLKLLLEVIDTNFPFEATAKLLSHPLARKLPNRIWQQAKLKHPQNFSAWQELEVDLSLLRLPKRNRRDEWVQLVQNILEQFQVRQQGKRWAREIVAFYKIQEALIQLAQPEAEILTQADFFQNIRDTLALLTVPAQPGRGGIELHTPLSLLGAKYNYVFVLGTGEGIFPTTITNDSILDFFERKQLVKQGFRIETAVTITNREALAFYSLLAVPQTKIIFSYPQLIKQESILPSPYLTRLGLKPTSLPNLPVASLEKARQVYLHQPKKLKDFTIKQIIKAWQVEQKRETATVADEYDGVIGIPLDTNNLVFSASQLIQLGQCPFKWFAYQLLKLRELPEAELDLNTISRGNLYHRCLELSLEKVKTAADLAEFNLQQLKQAFLQAEQELKLSELPVWQTRRKEHLELLYLNLNTPEFLPAEREVVARETEFNLKWHGLQIKGKIDRIDRTTNGLTIIDYKTSSSTPPGIKNEEGKASLDLQLPLYQAAIEQTFSEPVVDAIYYSLTKRKKISSAKRNPEKLAAFAEKVQLNLQHGYYPVAPDIEQKACQYCAFDLVCRKGDRLERKITN
- the trhO gene encoding oxygen-dependent tRNA uridine(34) hydroxylase TrhO, encoding MTIVIATFYKFVSLENLAERRQSLGEFCQKHDLKGTILLATEGINGTIAGSRENIDCVLAYLRSEPNFADLEHKESYSEVFPFERLKIKIKSEIVTFGISEVAPSQKVGTYVTPQEWNTIISDTEVVVIDTRNDYEVEIGSFKRANNPQTQSFREFPEYVAKNLDPQKHQKVAMFCTGGIRCEKASSYLLSQGFQEVFHLKGGILKYLEEIPAEESLWEGECFVFDERVTVKQGLEAGSYDLCYACGHPISELDKTSPYYEPIVSCPHCYDKLTPEKKARQLEKQRQRQQSLNK
- the psbV gene encoding photosystem II cytochrome c-550, which translates into the protein MLKRLFLVAVVTIFFVFQSISSATAVELDDAIRTVRLNEAGDEVTLSLQEVKRGQRIFVDSCSYCHKSGTTKTNPNVGLGLNALANAEPPKDNIEGIVEYLKNPTTYDGETNIYELHPNTTRSDLYPMMRNLTDEDLKAVAGHILIQPKIRGTMWGGGKVYN
- the def gene encoding peptide deformylase; this translates as MTTLVTVEKKKLKQPPLEIHYLGDRVLRQPAKRIAKVDDSIRQLIKEMLQTMYSADGIGLAAPQVGVNKQLIVIDCELDNPDHPPLVLINPKITRFSSQECITEEGCLSIPGVYLEVTRPEAVEVSFKDEQGKPRKLQASGLLARAIQHEMDHLNGVMFVDRVENEIALTEELKKKGFAVSAVKPVK
- a CDS encoding sirohydrochlorin chelatase produces the protein MNTISWHRSYLLIAHGSRDHRQHLALTKLTDLLRQQLTTNAILDRGKYLGTNSVITRKQKIVILERQKLPLVDYACLEFSPLSLAESIVNFARRSQQLGYRQVMLLPLFLLPGIHVTVDLPTQVNQAQQILNGQISLNLCSYLGSYVKMFELLRHKFDGVDRYKFNSQARDGKILLAHGSRLQKGNQPCQILAERLQATVAYWSSSPNLAESVATLVEQGKQNLVILPYFLFPGKITDAIATQVEQLQQDFPGVNLILDQPLGATVELANLILEGAVQ